Genomic segment of Tiliqua scincoides isolate rTilSci1 chromosome 1, rTilSci1.hap2, whole genome shotgun sequence:
ttttcaggaatgaATAAGGTATgtataaagaggaaaaaaagtgtgCTCGTATTTAAAATATCTCCTGTGTGTGCTTATAAGAGTTTTCTGGGCTTGATGGAGTTCCAGGAGGGCAGAAAAGCCTAACTGCACCAATGAGTGTAGTTACTGTGGGACAAATGGtgcagtggggtgtgtactgcatccatgCTCAGGTCATTGGTAGGAGAGGATTCCTGGATGAACAGTATGAAAAGTCTGTCCAGGTATCCCTGCACTGGATTTGACTGAATTTATTATGCAGGAGGACTCATGCTTGCAAATGAAATCATACCTAGGGGGAgagcccaaatttgcaagaccAGAATATGCCAAAAATTGCATCCTGGCCTGTGTCGTATGACCTTGTTCCAGAAATCCCTCCAAGGAATAAATAGTGAGAAAATGAATGACAGGTAATACCACTGAATTTTCAATGAATTTCAATGAATTTTCATCCACAGGATGTGCACATATATTTAGAATGGATTTCTCAGCAGTTTGCACTAGAGGGCTGTATAGAAACTCACGTGAGATTAACTACTGCCCTATGCATACGAAAAACATCTAAAATGGAAAATATGCAGAATTACTTATAAGATCAATTACCCTTCTTCAGAACTATACCACTGGGAGGAACTTTAATTGCATTGCTTGTGCATTAGAGATGTTTTTGAAATCTTCCCGTGATTTATAAGCTAGACATCAGCATTTCAGTAAACCATGTCTGCACTTCATAAATGTGTTTTGAAGCTCTTGGATATGTTTCCTATCTCCCCACGGTAGGTTTCCTACATTATAAGCTTTTCTCCAAGATCTGGCCCATCTCAGGGTTTAACTTAGCATTTCTGAATTGTACAAATTATATGTGCATATGTGAGAACGAGGTAAAGAGGTCAACTTTATTCATGGTTGATGCTTCACTTGAATGAGATGATTTTGGAAATGAACCCATGAAATAACTTGACCTGTGTCGGTTTTGCACCATCTAATTCAGGGAGCCAAAACAACCTCACCACAAGCCATGTATATCCAAGCAGGTAAACACATCTTCCATTTCTCTCCATTACAGGAATCCGTCCCACTTAGGACCACCACAGATAACCCTGTTGCATATGAATCCCACAGCACGGGAAATGCAAAAGCCTCTTTTTAGCTTTCCGGTCAGAAGATTCTAGATAGCTTAAAGGCTGAGAAACAGCCACCAGTGCCAccattctttcctttttctatGTTGCCAGGTACTATATAAACCCTCGATCTGTGCAATCGGATTTGCCAAAATGTAAGGGGTGCTTGAACAGAATTGCAAAATAGCCAAACTCTGGGACCATGAAATAGGtgcgtttgtttgtttgtttaatcaacttctgtcctgcttttcccCGCCACAATGGAGTGCCCAAACAGGCTCACAAATATCAtaaaatatcataagatacatAAATAACAGTACAAAATAGATATACAATATAagcagcacaataaaataaattaaaagtccaaacagcagcaggaaaGCACAACCCCCAATGCAAGTAGAACAGCTAAATGTTCATCAAATGACAGCTAAAAGTAATCATGAAATGAAACAGTCTATCTACCTGAATTTCGCAAAAGGACCAAATTCATTTTTTAATAACAGTTCATCAATAAAGACATATCCAGGACACTGAAAGGAGGCACAGACATGTCTCTCTCCATCCCACAGCCTTGATCTTTATACACCCAGTACGTACCTAACTACTGAGATTGGCAGAAAGACATTGATAGAAACAGAAACAAGTCTGTAACATCTGATTGCATATTATCCTGTAAGTTTTCTTCTTTCTACCTTTTATGTTTATCCCAACAGTAAAAAGTGAGTTATGGATGACAACAATTACACCACAGTCACCAAATTCATTCTCTTTGGATTAACAGAACATCAGGAGATGCGGAATTCACTCTTTGTCTTGTTTTTAGTCATCTACCTCATGACCTTAGTGGGGAATCTTGGGATGATTGCATTGATCTGGCTAGATCCCCAGCTGCACACCCCAATGTACTTCTTCCTCAGCAACTTGTCCTTCCTAGATGCCTGCTACTCCACCACCATCACGCCTAATATGCTAGTGAACCTCTTAGTGGGAAACAAAACCATCTCTTACGATGCCTGTATTACACAATATTGTTTTTTTGCAATCTTCGCCACCACAGAATTTTTCATGCTCGCTGCCATGGCTTATGACCGGTATATGGCCATCTGCAACCCTTTGCTTTACTCGGCTGTTATGACTAAGAAGCTTTGTATAGGTTTGGTGGCAGGATCATACCTGTGGGGCGTGGCAAACTCTCTGATTCATACAAGTGGATTGTTGAGATTGTCTTTTTGTGGCTCCAACGTCATCAATCACTTCTTCTGTGATCTCACCCCCCTCCTGAAACTCTCTTGTAATGATATCTATATAAATGAGATGCTGATATTCACCTTTGGTAGTCTGTgtgaaacaagcactttgttgaTTATTATAATCTCATATGCATTCATTATTATAGCTGTGCTAAGGATTCGCTCAGCTGAGGGAAGGTATAAAGCCTTTTCCACCTGTGCCTCCCACCTCACAGCTGTAGCCATATACCACGGGAGCATTGTCTTCATGTATTTCAAGCCCAGTTCCAGCTATTCACTTGACACGGACAAAATGGCCTCTGTGTTTTACACGGTGATCATACCCATGTTGAATCCCTTGATCTACAGCCTGAGGAACAAAGATGTCAAATGCGCTTTTCGAAAAGCAATTTGGAGTAAAGTATTTTCTCAGTAAATATATTTTCTAACGTTCTCTGCAAAGCTGGATAAATGGGCACATCTTTCAGTAAAGCACTAAGGCATAACGTTAGTGAGTAATTATTTTCATGGACTCATCGAAATCAAAACATATAGGACCTTTTCTAAATATCTGTTCCCTGAGAAGATTTACAGTGTCTGTGGTTCAACGCCTCTGCAAGGTTGGAGGTTCAGTTGGTCAACCCCCACAGTTTGAGGGATCACTGCCTGGCTTGCAGATGGTTCTCGGGAACTTTACAGTTGCCAGCCTTGGTTGATTGGTCAGCTATGTCCCTCCTAGAAAGAGAGATATCTGGTTATGGTACAGTTATCCAAGGTTTGCATTGTTTGAAAAGTCTTCAGAAACTTCAACTGCTTCAGAATACATTAGCCCACTGACACATCATAATGAGGTGATTTCCCCTTTTCCTAACTttttttctgggcacaattccaTGTGCCCCATATAGTGTGGGATCAGGGTATGTTGATAACCAATTTATCTCCATATACATTTACCTGACAGCAGACACTTCCATCAGAGGAGAGTTGTTGGGTTGCCCCTGCCTGTTGAGGTGTGTTGAATTGCCACCACGTTTAGGGCCTTTCCTTACATATGTCTCAACAGAATACCCTCCCAAGAAAAGTCTGTGTGATGCTATCTTCAAGATGAAGTGTCTTCAGCCAAGCTTTTAGTGGTTAGTGACTGTTTTTCAGGTTTGGATTATGATGGTGGATCTAGTGGCAACTAAAGGAGTATTGTGACTTTGGGTTTTGCCCCTGTTTTAAATGCCACTGTTTAAATGGATTTTACCAACTGCTAATACATTATTGATTTTCTACTGTTTCTATCTTGACTGTTTCTATAAAATTGTGTACACTGGCtgagatgtttttaaaaatagttatGTTAATGGAAGAATAAAATTGTATTAAATAGATTAAAGTGTCAGTCtagtgaaaaaaaaatacatggggaTACATGGCAAGCATAAGACGCACCTCACAGCCTGTGTGTTGTACACATATTTGTGCATTGGGTGAAGGGGGTAGGGGTTCAAAGAAGTAGCAGGCAACCACTCCTGTGGAGGGCAGCAGCTTGCAAAACCACTCAGCTTTCAGTCAAGTCTGGGTGAACTGCGGTCGCTGTGactgcacacagcagccctgAGCTCACCAACCTTCTCTCCAATAAATACAGGACATGTGCCAAACTGGCAAATGGCAAATGGTTCTGGGCATGCTCCAGACAAAGCCCAAATGTTCTCAAATGGTTTTGTGAAATTCTTCTGAGAACGAGGGGGCATTTGGTTCAGATTGCATTAAAATAAGATATTCCATCCAATAATCCTCAAAACCTTTCGCTTGATCCCTCAGACCAGGTCAGAATTTGGAATTCTGGAATTCATGGAAttttttccattgaaattaatgtattAAATATActcccagtggcatcgctagggagtggggggtgcaggccgcaacGGGTGACACGCAAGGCGGTGGTGACACACATtgggggatgacgtgctaaaatcttggttttaggagcaaccctgtcatgccatataccgttggatgtggaattttcagtggaatgcaatgcaaaaatccagagtgaaatagctcctttccttcaaacgttatggccaaaaaactggaaaaaaaatgcatggagccctatggaaagtgaaactgagccatatcgcgcaatTACTCACAGATAGGCATACTTGCcctagtccttcggaaagggcaggttgaaaggaatccaaggacaccagaatcgtccctatccaatgaatgcagctgccaaaaaacaaccaagaaggaggtccctccctcccagctatgagtgcattgagccctatggaaagcgaaactaagccacatggccacatttactcatgagtatgcaaACTTGCGttagtttgtcggaaagggcacgctgagaagaatccaataaCGTTAGCATGATCCTGATTCAATGAATCACCCAAGAAGGgtgaaaacacccaagaaggaggtcccccccacccagctgcgaatgtattgagccctatggaaagcaaaactaagcctcgtggtcatgtttactcgcaagtaggcagacgtgcctggGCTTGTGatcaggctaggcaaaggggaatgtgaggacaccacaatgggcctgatccaatggaactgcagcgcaacaaatgctccagaaggcattactccctccccccactaaaaaattcacttggtggaacaggactggctcccccttatttaattatttcttttattttaatttaattatttataattatttattttaatttgcttgatgatgtcagttctggccatgacatcacttctaatgggtcctggacagattggcattctaaaaagtgggtcccagtgctaagagtttgagaacagctgcaataaggtgatagtaagttgacacagggatgtgtgtgtgtgactctacaagttttcaaaatcactaaaatcagaatctggaggaataataccatcatattatatatcaatcaatgcgtaatttcatgcagaatgcaatgaaacagaccacattgaaatatctgtgttctaacaaaaggtacagccaaaaaaccagtgggggtggggcgatggtacatcaccatgcccaccacctgggctgttgccccgcccactgcatggagtgaCACGCAGtcctccagcactgggtgacgtgaatcctagtgatgccactgtatgctCCTGACCAGGttttcactataagggctgttttcaggaatgaATAAGGTATGTATAAAGAGGAAAAAAGTGTGCTCGT
This window contains:
- the LOC136636406 gene encoding olfactory receptor 5AR1-like — its product is MDDNNYTTVTKFILFGLTEHQEMRNSLFVLFLVIYLMTLVGNLGMIALIWLDPQLHTPMYFFLSNLSFLDACYSTTITPNMLVNLLVGNKTISYDACITQYCFFAIFATTEFFMLAAMAYDRYMAICNPLLYSAVMTKKLCIGLVAGSYLWGVANSLIHTSGLLRLSFCGSNVINHFFCDLTPLLKLSCNDIYINEMLIFTFGSLCETSTLLIIIISYAFIIIAVLRIRSAEGRYKAFSTCASHLTAVAIYHGSIVFMYFKPSSSYSLDTDKMASVFYTVIIPMLNPLIYSLRNKDVKCAFRKAIWSKVFSQ